One Clostridium sp. CM027 genomic window carries:
- the ygfK gene encoding putative selenate reductase subunit YgfK, with amino-acid sequence MGDRMTPIPFKNLMEWITYENKKQVKIFGVNKFFKKQDNKVLEIFGEKIETPFGPAAGPHTQLAQNIIAAYVSGCRFFELKTVQTLDGEDLPVSKPCIRAEDECYNVEWSTELRVTEAYDEYVKAWFALKILSKELELGSPDGFIFNMSVGYDFEGISSPKIGEFIRGLKDASKSDIWSECRSYVFGNMDKFQNIDSEYVEHISPKVCTSITLSTLHGCPSQEIERIATYLINEKGLNTYVKCNPTLLGYEFVRKTLDDMGYDYVSFDEHHFNEDLQFNDATPMFRGLQDLASKKGLSFGVKLTNTVPAQIKNAELPGDEMYMSGKSLYPLSIALAYKLSKEFEGKLKISYSGGADVFNINDIFETGIWPITIATTLLKVGGYQRCVQIAEKLNKSEYANKYVIDNGKLRDLKDKSVKDIHHIKPIKPIPNRKINEKVPLVDCFIASCEKGCPIGQDIPEYIRLVSEGKHLEALKVIVEKNPLPFITGTICSHACMSKCIRNFCDESVNIRNIKLQAAEKAYDSLIKELKIADKGDARVAIVGGGTTGLAAAYFLAREGINVTIFEKRNSLGGIVKHVIPGFRIPSNSIEKDIELVRSVGVKIELNSEKNSADELKKQGYKYVLFAIGAWQPGRVNIQGGNVINVLHFLEKLKNNDKNLNIGKNVVVVGGGNTAMDAARAAKRVDGVENVYVVYRRTKKYMPADVEELQMAIKDGVEFKELLSPVKVSGGVLKCEVMKLGEPDESGRRRPVPSGDMVDIKADIVISAVGEKIDTKIFEENNIKLNEKGQADVNAQTLETNIKKVYVAGDGLHGPATVVEGIADATRFARSIVKEEMNRDLRINMPKASTNTEAAIAKKGILQMAECGPKECARCLECSTICEACVDVCPNRANITIKVKGNKMHQIIHLDKLCNECGNCETFCPYDSAPYKEKLTLFAKEADFENSKNMGFVLINKDEKIVKVRLDREVLEVNLNENNTEIPKDIENMIWAVISNYSYMI; translated from the coding sequence ATGGGTGATAGAATGACACCTATTCCATTTAAAAACTTAATGGAGTGGATAACTTACGAAAATAAAAAGCAGGTCAAGATATTTGGAGTAAACAAATTTTTCAAAAAGCAGGATAATAAGGTTCTCGAAATATTTGGAGAAAAAATTGAAACTCCTTTTGGTCCAGCAGCTGGTCCACATACACAGTTAGCACAAAACATAATTGCAGCTTACGTTTCTGGGTGTAGATTTTTTGAATTAAAAACAGTGCAAACCCTTGACGGTGAAGATTTACCTGTGTCAAAGCCATGCATAAGAGCAGAAGATGAGTGCTATAACGTAGAGTGGTCAACAGAGCTTAGAGTTACCGAGGCATATGATGAGTATGTTAAGGCTTGGTTTGCACTAAAAATATTGTCAAAGGAACTTGAGCTAGGAAGTCCTGATGGATTTATTTTTAATATGAGTGTAGGATATGATTTTGAGGGGATTTCTTCACCTAAAATAGGTGAATTTATTAGGGGACTTAAAGATGCATCTAAAAGTGATATATGGAGTGAATGCAGGTCATACGTCTTTGGAAATATGGATAAATTCCAAAACATTGATAGTGAATATGTTGAGCATATATCACCTAAGGTATGTACATCGATAACATTATCAACATTACATGGATGTCCATCACAAGAAATTGAACGCATTGCAACATACCTAATAAATGAAAAAGGGCTAAACACTTATGTGAAATGTAATCCCACATTATTAGGTTATGAATTTGTACGTAAAACTTTAGATGATATGGGGTATGATTATGTTTCATTTGATGAACATCACTTCAATGAGGACTTGCAATTTAATGATGCTACTCCTATGTTTAGAGGTTTACAAGATTTGGCAAGCAAGAAAGGATTGTCATTTGGCGTTAAATTAACGAATACAGTTCCAGCTCAGATTAAAAATGCTGAATTACCAGGTGATGAGATGTATATGTCAGGAAAATCTCTATATCCCCTTTCAATAGCACTTGCATATAAGCTTTCAAAAGAATTTGAAGGAAAACTTAAGATTTCTTATTCAGGGGGTGCAGACGTTTTTAATATAAATGATATATTTGAAACGGGTATATGGCCTATAACTATAGCAACAACACTTTTAAAAGTTGGTGGATATCAAAGATGTGTTCAAATTGCTGAAAAATTAAACAAGTCGGAATATGCTAATAAGTATGTTATTGATAATGGAAAATTAAGAGATCTTAAAGATAAATCAGTAAAAGATATTCATCATATAAAGCCTATAAAACCAATTCCTAATCGCAAAATAAATGAGAAAGTACCATTAGTTGATTGCTTTATTGCATCATGCGAGAAGGGATGTCCTATAGGACAAGATATTCCAGAGTACATACGTCTTGTTTCAGAAGGAAAACATCTTGAAGCACTAAAGGTAATAGTTGAAAAAAATCCACTCCCATTTATTACTGGAACAATATGCAGTCATGCTTGCATGAGCAAATGCATCAGAAATTTCTGCGATGAGTCTGTTAACATAAGGAATATAAAATTACAAGCAGCAGAAAAAGCATACGATAGTTTAATTAAGGAACTTAAGATAGCAGATAAAGGTGATGCACGGGTAGCAATTGTTGGTGGAGGAACTACAGGTCTTGCGGCAGCGTATTTCCTTGCAAGAGAAGGAATCAATGTAACAATTTTTGAAAAAAGAAACTCTTTAGGAGGAATAGTAAAACATGTTATTCCAGGATTTAGAATACCATCAAATTCTATTGAGAAAGACATTGAGCTTGTTCGAAGCGTGGGAGTTAAAATTGAATTAAATTCAGAGAAGAATTCTGCAGATGAGTTGAAAAAGCAAGGATATAAATATGTCCTATTTGCGATCGGGGCATGGCAGCCAGGTAGAGTTAATATCCAAGGCGGAAATGTAATAAATGTACTTCATTTTTTAGAGAAATTAAAGAATAATGATAAAAATTTAAATATTGGTAAAAATGTTGTAGTAGTAGGTGGTGGTAACACTGCTATGGATGCAGCTAGGGCAGCTAAAAGAGTAGACGGAGTAGAGAATGTATATGTAGTATATCGTAGAACTAAAAAATACATGCCTGCAGATGTCGAAGAATTGCAAATGGCAATCAAAGATGGAGTAGAATTTAAGGAATTACTATCACCTGTAAAAGTTAGCGGTGGTGTTCTTAAGTGTGAGGTTATGAAACTCGGAGAACCAGATGAAAGTGGAAGACGAAGACCAGTTCCAAGCGGCGATATGGTAGATATAAAAGCAGATATCGTTATATCAGCAGTTGGGGAGAAGATAGATACTAAGATATTTGAAGAAAATAATATTAAACTAAATGAAAAAGGACAAGCCGATGTAAATGCACAAACACTAGAAACAAACATTAAAAAAGTATATGTTGCTGGAGATGGTCTGCATGGACCGGCTACAGTAGTTGAAGGCATAGCAGATGCAACAAGATTTGCAAGGTCTATAGTCAAAGAAGAAATGAATCGTGATTTAAGAATAAATATGCCAAAAGCAAGCACAAATACTGAAGCGGCAATAGCTAAAAAAGGTATACTCCAAATGGCTGAGTGCGGTCCTAAAGAATGCGCACGATGTCTTGAGTGTTCAACAATATGTGAAGCTTGTGTTGATGTCTGCCCTAACCGTGCAAATATTACTATAAAAGTAAAAGGTAATAAAATGCATCAAATAATTCACTTGGATAAACTATGTAATGAGTGTGGAAACTGTGAAACGTTCTGTCCATATGA
- the ssnA gene encoding putative aminohydrolase SsnA, whose amino-acid sequence MILIGNGKLLTRDNDNTFIEDGCVCIDANIIVNIGTTEQMKKKYEGAEFIDAKKGLIMPGMINTHHHIYSAFARGLSIKGNNPKSFLDILSGMWWKIDRLLTLEDTEYSAYSTYLDCIRNGVTTVFDHHASYGSISGSLFQISGVAKKLGIRTSLCYEVSDRDGEGKMRQAVKENVEFMKSAKKDSSDMQKGMMGLHASFTLSNKTLEYCAKNITCGAGYHVHTAEGIDDVYDSLKKYNKRIVNRLFDFDILGEKTIAVHCIHINPAEMDLLNKTDTMVVHNPESNMGNAVGCTPVLELVKKGLTLGLGTDGYTSDMFESMKVANILHKHNNCNPSVGWDEIPLMTFKNNAKIANRFFEKPLGIIQKGAYADIIVAEYDPLTPFNVNNANAHILFGINGRCVTTTMINGKVLMKDREIIGVDSEQIMAKSRELSNELWNKINS is encoded by the coding sequence ATGATTTTAATAGGCAATGGTAAGTTATTGACTAGAGATAATGACAATACATTTATTGAGGATGGTTGTGTATGTATTGATGCTAATATTATAGTGAATATCGGAACCACAGAGCAAATGAAGAAAAAGTATGAGGGCGCTGAGTTTATTGATGCTAAAAAAGGTTTAATTATGCCAGGAATGATTAATACTCATCATCACATATATAGTGCATTTGCCCGTGGTCTTTCTATTAAAGGGAATAACCCTAAAAGCTTTTTAGATATTCTTTCTGGAATGTGGTGGAAAATAGATAGATTATTAACACTCGAAGATACAGAATATAGTGCATATTCAACATACTTAGATTGTATAAGAAATGGGGTTACAACTGTTTTTGACCATCATGCAAGTTATGGTAGTATTTCCGGAAGTTTATTTCAAATATCGGGTGTTGCTAAAAAGCTAGGAATTCGTACATCTTTATGTTATGAAGTTTCTGATAGAGATGGAGAGGGAAAAATGAGACAAGCTGTAAAAGAAAATGTTGAATTTATGAAGTCAGCTAAAAAGGATTCCTCTGATATGCAAAAGGGTATGATGGGACTTCATGCATCTTTTACATTAAGTAATAAAACACTTGAGTATTGTGCTAAAAATATAACCTGTGGTGCTGGGTATCATGTGCATACAGCAGAAGGTATAGATGATGTATATGATTCTTTAAAAAAATACAATAAAAGAATAGTAAATCGTTTATTTGATTTTGATATTTTGGGTGAAAAAACTATTGCTGTTCACTGTATACACATAAATCCTGCTGAAATGGATTTATTAAATAAAACAGATACAATGGTAGTACACAATCCTGAATCTAATATGGGTAACGCTGTAGGATGTACACCTGTGCTAGAGCTTGTTAAAAAAGGATTGACTTTAGGGCTTGGAACTGACGGATATACAAGCGACATGTTTGAATCCATGAAGGTTGCAAATATTTTGCATAAGCATAATAACTGTAATCCATCTGTTGGATGGGACGAAATTCCTCTAATGACATTTAAAAACAATGCAAAGATTGCTAATAGATTCTTTGAAAAACCTCTTGGAATTATACAAAAGGGAGCTTATGCTGACATTATAGTAGCAGAATACGATCCACTAACGCCATTTAATGTAAATAATGCAAACGCTCATATTTTGTTTGGAATTAATGGAAGATGTGTAACAACTACGATGATAAATGGTAAGGTTCTTATGAAGGATCGTGAAATAATCGGTGTTGATTCTGAGCAAATCATGGCGAAATCAAGAGAATTATCAAATGAATTGTGGAATAAAATCAACAGCTAA
- a CDS encoding transcriptional regulator gives MDINSNLDFLKNLAKGISSQFGRNCEVVIHDLSSGNPDYPILFIENGDVTKRTTSTSSASRVVLTTLKNNCEQIEDNLNYITKTHDGRILKSSTIYIRNDENIPVGIFSINYDITELTIASNCIESLISHKENIYDGDKIPQNVNQLLDDLLEESLMKINKPVALMSKDEKIQAIQYLNDAGAFLITKAGDKIASFFGISKYSIYNYVDIKK, from the coding sequence ATGGATATTAACAGTAATTTAGATTTTTTAAAAAATTTAGCCAAAGGCATTTCATCTCAATTTGGGCGAAATTGTGAAGTAGTTATACATGACTTATCTTCCGGCAACCCAGATTATCCCATTCTATTTATTGAGAATGGCGATGTTACAAAAAGAACAACGAGCACTAGTAGCGCTTCGCGTGTTGTATTAACTACTTTAAAAAACAATTGTGAACAAATTGAAGATAATTTAAACTATATTACCAAAACTCACGATGGCAGGATTCTAAAATCGAGTACTATATATATACGAAATGATGAAAACATTCCTGTTGGTATATTTTCTATAAATTATGATATTACTGAGCTTACAATTGCTAGTAATTGTATAGAGTCCTTAATTAGTCATAAAGAAAACATTTATGACGGGGATAAAATTCCTCAAAATGTAAATCAACTACTAGATGATTTATTAGAAGAATCTTTAATGAAAATAAATAAACCAGTTGCATTAATGAGTAAAGACGAAAAGATACAAGCTATTCAATATCTTAATGATGCCGGCGCTTTCCTAATTACTAAAGCAGGCGATAAAATAGCAAGTTTTTTCGGAATTTCAAAGTATTCAATCTACAATTATGTAGATATAAAAAAATAA
- the dpaL gene encoding diaminopropionate ammonia-lyase, protein MNKINWIRNELPKNSNKMLNVMSLEKIDKASSFHKSFPQYSQTPLAKLNNMAKFLGLKNLYVKDESYRFGLNAFKVLGGSFAIGCYIAKKLGKDISTLHYDTITSKELLKEFGQTTFFTATDGNHGRGLAWSANKLNQKSVIFMPKGSSKTRLKNIQKEGAIATIEDVNYDECVRIAIAESAKTPNSVVVQDTAWLGYEEIPSWIMQGYGTMAMEANEQLHNDNCDAPTHIFLQAGVGSLAGAVQGYFSNAYPGNPPIVTIVEPNKADCIFRSASAKDGNIRIVTDDMQTIMAGLACGEPNTISWDILKNNSSFFVSCPDNISAKGMRLLAAPIKGDPTVTSGESGAVTMGVLFNIMKNDNLKDLKQALKLDENSKVLLFSTEGDTDPDVYRNIVWDGNYSSL, encoded by the coding sequence ATGAATAAAATAAACTGGATACGGAATGAGCTCCCTAAAAACAGTAATAAAATGTTAAATGTAATGTCCCTTGAAAAAATTGATAAGGCATCCTCTTTTCATAAAAGTTTCCCGCAATACAGTCAAACGCCCTTAGCTAAACTAAATAATATGGCTAAATTTCTTGGCCTTAAGAATCTGTATGTAAAAGATGAGTCTTATAGATTTGGCTTAAACGCTTTTAAGGTCTTAGGTGGTTCTTTTGCTATAGGTTGCTACATTGCAAAAAAATTAGGTAAGGATATATCAACACTTCATTATGATACTATTACGTCGAAAGAACTTCTTAAAGAATTCGGACAAACAACTTTCTTCACAGCAACTGATGGGAATCATGGAAGAGGTCTTGCCTGGTCAGCTAACAAATTAAATCAAAAATCCGTCATTTTCATGCCAAAAGGCTCTTCAAAAACCAGATTAAAAAACATTCAAAAGGAAGGCGCTATTGCTACAATAGAAGATGTAAATTATGACGAATGCGTCCGCATCGCAATAGCCGAGTCGGCAAAAACTCCTAATTCTGTAGTTGTTCAAGATACTGCATGGCTTGGTTATGAAGAAATACCCTCTTGGATTATGCAAGGTTATGGAACAATGGCAATGGAGGCTAATGAACAACTGCATAATGATAATTGTGATGCACCAACACATATTTTTCTGCAAGCTGGTGTAGGTTCTCTTGCTGGTGCAGTCCAAGGCTATTTTTCAAATGCTTATCCTGGTAATCCACCAATAGTTACTATAGTAGAACCCAATAAGGCTGATTGTATATTCCGTTCTGCATCAGCAAAAGACGGAAATATAAGAATTGTTACTGATGACATGCAAACAATCATGGCAGGCCTTGCATGTGGAGAACCAAATACAATATCATGGGATATTTTAAAAAATAATAGTTCATTCTTTGTATCTTGCCCAGATAATATTTCCGCTAAAGGAATGAGACTACTTGCTGCACCTATTAAGGGAGATCCTACTGTTACCTCTGGCGAATCCGGCGCTGTAACAATGGGTGTTCTCTTTAATATAATGAAAAATGATAATTTAAAAGATCTAAAACAAGCTCTAAAACTTGATGAAAATTCAAAAGTACTCTTGTTTTCAACAGAGGGAGATACTGATCCAGATGTATATCGTAATATTGTATGGGATGGTAATTATTCATCATTGTAA
- a CDS encoding YgeY family selenium metabolism-linked hydrolase — protein sequence MDFNSIKEKAESYKAPMTKFLRDLIAIPGESCGEEGVVKRIEQEMISLGFDKVEIDPQGNILGYVGTGKTLIAFDAHIDTVGLGDLSNWTFDPYIGFETEEEIGGRGASDQLGGIVSAVYGAKIMKHLGMLSEDYTALVVGSVQEEDCDGNCWLHIIEQDKIKPEFVVSTEPTDSGIYRGHRGRMEISVDVKGVSCHGSAPERGDNAIYKMAEILIDIKNLNANDAADSTEIKGLVKMLDKKYNPKFEEARFLGRGTVTTSEIFFTSPSRCAVADSCAISLDRRMTSGETFESCLEEIRQLPAAKKYNAEVTMYKYDKESWTGLSYPQDCYFPTWVIPEDHAVVKAMEESYQGMFGTTRSGSYSTDEMRKARPLTDKWTFSTNGVAIMGRHGIPCIGFGPGAESQAHAPNEKTWKDDLVKCAAVYAALPTIYCKNK from the coding sequence ATGGATTTTAACAGTATTAAGGAAAAAGCGGAGAGCTATAAAGCTCCAATGACAAAATTCTTACGTGACTTAATTGCTATCCCTGGCGAAAGCTGTGGAGAAGAAGGTGTTGTTAAAAGAATAGAGCAAGAAATGATTTCTCTTGGTTTTGACAAAGTAGAAATTGATCCACAAGGAAATATTTTAGGTTATGTTGGAACAGGTAAAACTCTTATAGCTTTTGATGCTCATATTGACACTGTTGGTCTTGGAGATCTCAGCAACTGGACTTTTGACCCTTATATAGGTTTTGAAACTGAGGAAGAAATCGGTGGACGTGGTGCATCTGACCAACTTGGTGGTATCGTATCAGCTGTATACGGCGCTAAGATAATGAAACATCTTGGCATGTTAAGCGAAGACTACACAGCTCTCGTAGTTGGATCAGTACAGGAAGAGGATTGTGACGGAAACTGCTGGCTGCACATCATAGAACAGGACAAAATCAAACCTGAATTCGTTGTAAGCACAGAGCCAACTGATAGCGGCATCTACAGAGGACATAGAGGACGTATGGAAATCAGTGTTGATGTTAAGGGTGTTTCATGCCACGGTTCAGCTCCAGAAAGAGGAGACAACGCAATCTACAAAATGGCTGAAATATTAATAGATATCAAAAACCTTAACGCAAATGATGCTGCTGATTCTACAGAAATCAAAGGTCTCGTAAAAATGTTAGATAAAAAATATAACCCTAAATTCGAAGAAGCTCGATTCTTAGGACGTGGTACTGTAACTACATCAGAAATATTCTTTACTTCACCAAGCCGTTGTGCAGTAGCTGACTCTTGCGCAATTTCATTAGATCGTCGTATGACCTCTGGAGAAACCTTTGAAAGTTGTTTAGAAGAAATCCGTCAACTTCCAGCTGCTAAAAAATACAATGCTGAAGTTACTATGTATAAATATGACAAAGAAAGCTGGACTGGACTTTCATACCCTCAGGATTGCTACTTCCCTACCTGGGTTATTCCTGAAGATCATGCTGTTGTTAAGGCAATGGAAGAATCTTACCAAGGAATGTTCGGAACAACAAGAAGCGGTTCTTATAGCACTGATGAAATGAGAAAAGCTCGTCCGCTTACTGATAAATGGACATTCTCAACAAACGGTGTTGCTATAATGGGTCGTCATGGAATACCATGCATAGGATTCGGACCTGGTGCAGAATCTCAGGCACATGCTCCAAATGAAAAAACTTGGAAAGATGACTTGGTTAAATGTGCTGCTGTATATGCTGCTCTCCCAACGATTTATTGTAAAAATAAATAA
- the ygeW gene encoding knotted carbamoyltransferase YgeW, with protein sequence MALMDKYISKLNSLDFKNMYNNDFMLTWEKSKDELESVFTVAEALKELRVNNISSKIFDSGLGISLFRDNSTRTRFSFASACNLLGLEVQDLDEGKSQVAHGETVRETANMISFMADVIGIRDDMYIGKGNAYMREVSKAVQEGNDEGILEQRPTLVSLQCDIDHPTQCMADTLHIINELGGIENLKGKKIAMSWAYSPSYGKPLSVPQGVIGLLTRFGMDVVLAHPEGYEVMSSVEEISIKNAAKSGGSFTKTNSMEEAFKDADIVYPKSWAPFVAMEKRTDLYAKNDQAGINTLEKELLSQNAEHKDWQCTEELMKTTKDGKALYLHCLPADISGVNCEVGEVAASVFDRYRKPLYKEASYKPYTIAAMIFLSKVNNPQEVLAMLEKINKERKLK encoded by the coding sequence ATGGCTTTAATGGATAAATACATCAGCAAACTTAACTCCCTGGATTTTAAAAATATGTATAATAATGATTTCATGCTCACTTGGGAAAAATCAAAGGACGAACTCGAGTCAGTGTTCACAGTTGCAGAAGCTCTTAAAGAATTAAGAGTAAATAACATATCATCAAAGATTTTCGATAGTGGCCTGGGAATTTCACTCTTCCGTGACAATTCAACTCGTACAAGATTTAGTTTCGCTTCTGCTTGTAACCTTCTTGGTCTTGAAGTTCAGGATCTTGATGAAGGAAAATCTCAGGTTGCTCATGGTGAAACAGTAAGAGAAACCGCTAACATGATTTCTTTCATGGCAGATGTTATAGGTATCCGTGATGATATGTATATTGGAAAAGGTAATGCTTATATGCGTGAAGTTTCTAAGGCTGTACAAGAAGGTAACGATGAAGGGATTTTAGAACAACGTCCAACACTTGTTAGTTTACAATGTGATATAGACCACCCCACTCAATGTATGGCTGATACTCTTCATATTATAAATGAATTGGGCGGTATTGAAAATTTAAAAGGTAAAAAAATTGCTATGTCATGGGCATATTCTCCATCTTATGGTAAGCCCCTTTCAGTTCCCCAAGGAGTAATTGGACTTTTAACTCGTTTCGGTATGGATGTTGTTCTTGCACATCCAGAAGGTTATGAAGTTATGAGCTCCGTCGAAGAAATTTCAATAAAAAATGCTGCGAAGTCTGGTGGTTCATTTACAAAAACAAATTCTATGGAAGAAGCATTCAAAGATGCCGACATAGTTTATCCTAAGAGCTGGGCTCCTTTTGTCGCTATGGAAAAACGTACAGATTTATATGCAAAAAATGACCAAGCTGGTATAAATACACTTGAAAAAGAACTCCTTTCACAAAATGCTGAGCATAAGGATTGGCAGTGTACTGAGGAACTTATGAAAACTACAAAAGATGGGAAAGCACTTTATCTTCACTGTTTGCCCGCTGATATCTCTGGTGTTAACTGTGAAGTTGGAGAAGTTGCAGCTTCTGTGTTTGATCGTTATCGCAAACCACTTTATAAAGAAGCAAGCTATAAACCTTATACAATAGCTGCTATGATTTTCTTAAGTAAAGTTAATAATCCACAAGAAGTTTTAGCTATGCTTGAGAAGATCAATAAAGAGCGCAAATTAAAATAA
- a CDS encoding uracil-xanthine permease family protein gives MSSNQKSLLFQYDGKPSLKEIIPLGMQHVVAMIVGCVTPALIIAGVANLTAADKILLVQSSLFFAGIATLIQIFPLGKVIGSRLPVIMGVSFAYVPTLTAITGEFNIATVLGAQIIGGLVAIIFGIFLKKLLAFFPPLVTGTVIFSIGLSLYSVAIIYIAGGAGSPTFGSPKNWAVALTTLAVVMFLNYFTKGTLKLASILIGIIAGYVIAIFLGMVSFDAVTSAGLFQAPKPLHFGINFNITAITSMAIMYIVNSVQAIGDLSATTGGGMDRSPTDKELSGGIIGNGFSSIIGAFFGCMPTATYSQNVGIVITNKVINKWVFAFASFVVILAGLIPKFASLLTTIPQCVLGGATISVFATITMTGVKMISLTNLTMRNSAVVGIAIALGLGIVQVPNAFALFPSWFISIFGKSSIVVTTIVAIALNLILPKDKPENVTITNNKSKSINM, from the coding sequence ATGAGTTCTAATCAAAAATCCTTATTATTCCAATATGATGGTAAACCTTCACTTAAAGAGATTATACCGCTAGGCATGCAACACGTCGTTGCTATGATTGTTGGTTGTGTTACACCGGCTCTCATAATTGCTGGCGTTGCAAATCTCACCGCCGCTGATAAAATTTTACTTGTACAGTCCTCACTTTTTTTTGCTGGTATAGCAACCTTAATTCAAATTTTTCCACTTGGTAAAGTTATTGGTTCAAGATTACCTGTAATTATGGGAGTAAGTTTTGCATATGTTCCAACATTAACGGCTATTACTGGTGAATTTAATATTGCTACTGTTTTGGGAGCCCAAATAATAGGTGGTTTAGTTGCTATAATTTTTGGGATATTTTTAAAAAAACTTTTAGCATTCTTTCCACCTCTTGTTACTGGTACCGTTATATTTAGCATAGGATTATCACTCTACTCAGTCGCTATTATATATATAGCTGGCGGTGCTGGTTCTCCAACTTTCGGTTCTCCTAAAAATTGGGCTGTTGCTCTAACAACACTTGCTGTTGTTATGTTTTTAAATTATTTTACTAAGGGGACTCTCAAACTTGCATCTATTTTAATAGGTATAATTGCAGGATATGTTATTGCTATATTTCTTGGAATGGTATCCTTTGATGCGGTGACTTCAGCTGGCTTATTTCAAGCTCCAAAACCACTACACTTCGGTATAAACTTTAATATTACAGCTATAACATCTATGGCTATAATGTATATTGTAAATTCTGTTCAAGCTATAGGTGATTTATCTGCTACAACGGGTGGAGGTATGGATAGATCTCCCACTGATAAAGAACTTTCTGGTGGTATTATCGGAAACGGATTTTCAAGTATAATTGGTGCTTTCTTTGGTTGTATGCCAACTGCGACATATAGCCAAAATGTAGGTATAGTAATTACAAATAAAGTTATCAATAAGTGGGTATTTGCTTTTGCTTCTTTTGTTGTAATTTTAGCAGGTCTTATTCCTAAATTTGCTTCACTGCTTACAACTATTCCTCAATGTGTTCTTGGCGGAGCAACAATCTCGGTTTTTGCCACAATAACAATGACAGGAGTTAAAATGATTTCTTTAACTAATCTTACAATGAGAAACTCAGCAGTTGTAGGAATTGCAATTGCATTAGGTCTAGGTATTGTTCAAGTTCCCAATGCATTTGCTCTATTCCCATCATGGTTTATATCTATATTCGGAAAATCATCCATTGTTGTTACAACCATAGTTGCAATAGCACTAAACCTTATCTTACCTAAAGATAAACCTGAAAACGTTACTATTACTAATAATAAATCTAAATCAATAAACATGTAA
- a CDS encoding nucleoside deaminase — protein sequence MNKFMKIAIEEALAGMENNDGGPFGAVIVRNGEIISSAHNQVIKTNDPTAHAEVTAIRKASSALGKFDLSDCIIYSSCEPCPMCFAAIHWAKIKTLYYGSTRQDAANIDFDDQYIYDVINGTAKKLQVERLQIDREESLEAFKKWKIKIDRVQY from the coding sequence ATGAATAAGTTTATGAAAATCGCTATAGAAGAAGCTTTAGCTGGAATGGAGAACAACGATGGTGGCCCTTTTGGAGCCGTTATTGTAAGAAATGGTGAAATTATAAGTTCCGCTCATAATCAAGTTATTAAGACCAACGACCCTACTGCACATGCTGAGGTTACAGCCATTAGAAAAGCTTCTAGTGCACTTGGTAAATTCGATTTATCAGATTGTATAATATACTCCTCTTGTGAACCTTGTCCTATGTGTTTTGCAGCAATTCATTGGGCAAAAATAAAAACACTTTATTATGGTTCAACAAGGCAAGATGCTGCAAATATAGATTTTGATGACCAATATATTTATGATGTAATAAACGGAACGGCAAAAAAATTGCAAGTTGAAAGGCTACAAATAGATAGAGAAGAGAGCCTTGAAGCTTTTAAAAAATGGAAAATTAAAATAGATAGGGTTCAATATTAG